One genomic segment of Francisella persica ATCC VR-331 includes these proteins:
- the ylqF gene encoding ribosome biogenesis GTPase YlqF has protein sequence MLHWFPGHMHKATKEFRKKMPSIDIAIEIVDARIPDSSSNHVLEQIVDDKPIIKILSKNDLADTTTTKQWLDFYKGSAIAVNTLEDKNIVKRIIDLAQKKCSHRGTVLKPIRAIIFGIPNVGKSTIINKLAGRKVAKTGNEPAVTKLQQRIDISKTFMIFDTPGIMFPSPKSEISAFRIASIGSIRDTAMDYEGTACYLLNFFREKNTKNFLARYNFISQKDFLEKHPQEILKDISTAKTNSNIKQAVKNIVHDYRAGHFGKVSLEDPQTAQAEKEQMLLEQQQL, from the coding sequence ATGTTACATTGGTTTCCTGGGCATATGCACAAAGCTACTAAAGAATTTCGCAAAAAAATGCCTTCGATTGATATTGCTATTGAGATAGTTGATGCACGCATACCAGACTCTAGTAGTAATCATGTTTTAGAGCAAATTGTTGATGACAAACCGATTATAAAAATTCTATCAAAAAACGATCTAGCAGATACTACAACTACCAAACAGTGGCTAGATTTCTATAAAGGTAGCGCTATCGCGGTAAATACCCTAGAGGATAAAAATATTGTCAAAAGAATTATTGATTTAGCGCAAAAAAAATGTTCACATAGAGGCACAGTGCTAAAACCTATTAGAGCAATTATCTTTGGGATACCTAATGTAGGTAAATCCACAATTATAAATAAACTAGCAGGTCGTAAAGTAGCTAAGACAGGTAATGAGCCAGCTGTGACAAAACTACAGCAACGTATCGATATTAGCAAAACTTTTATGATTTTTGACACTCCAGGTATTATGTTTCCTAGTCCTAAAAGTGAAATTAGCGCTTTTAGAATTGCATCTATTGGCTCTATCCGTGACACTGCGATGGATTATGAAGGTACAGCTTGTTATCTACTAAATTTTTTTAGAGAAAAAAATACAAAAAACTTCTTAGCTCGCTATAACTTCATTAGCCAAAAAGATTTTTTAGAAAAACACCCTCAAGAAATACTCAAAGATATCTCAACTGCTAAAACTAATTCAAATATCAAACAAGCTGTTAAGAATATAGTCCATGATTACCGTGCTGGGCACTTTGGTAAGGTATCATTAGAAGATCCACAAACTGCCCAAGCTGAGAAAGAGCAAATGCTACTAGAGCAACAACAACTATAA
- a CDS encoding tetratricopeptide repeat protein, translating into MSEQENIPKQPKKMGPIALTKKNIIKALVSVSVIGSCIFGINNYLSYRHQFFLERYTIALADIQNQNKNGYKNAFEILKGLAKKDQSTAKDYFYLGYIYQYGLGTEKNYYNAYKNYKKAANANYPRAFFQIATLYRDSLGVNKSNKKAIQYFKKSYDLGYKDSVIALANLINSNNHMISVVEPEILYDIYLGYKDGSIIANDDSLMANKYLMTAAAEGYEPAIIVQARDFTQAGDNYKALMLWQTLLYSSNPKVSELAKKEIVDVENRVKQQRFEKLEEQRQQQIKIQMQQRKKLIEQAKKLNQIKQKKEVGLSIPKQKFNNLNGLIYINLFNANRGHLQQFYKDILEVEVDTNFIKTYNNLDNSYIDDFLILAKLKNNQSSLRFDFANKANNNKYEGIVYYYYNNKDKISQDLLTTIIKNNKPKASSLLPKLYDQLETPIKQPKATQKHNSSKKQQSKKQSKAEKIQLTHEEKIHRMQVFAQKGDFRQFYKLEQAAKAGDVYAIYYTGEYYYNNKEYKEALKYFNEAADKGYGQAYYKLASLYYNEEKNGVPYNKQKAMYYYKKAAELGVRNAQHILMFIE; encoded by the coding sequence ATGTCTGAACAAGAGAATATACCTAAACAACCAAAGAAAATGGGCCCTATAGCGCTTACTAAAAAAAATATTATTAAAGCTTTAGTTTCAGTCTCTGTGATTGGTAGTTGTATTTTTGGTATCAATAATTACCTAAGCTATAGACATCAGTTTTTTTTAGAGCGCTATACAATAGCTCTTGCAGATATCCAAAACCAAAACAAAAATGGCTATAAAAACGCTTTTGAAATTCTCAAAGGACTTGCTAAAAAAGATCAATCCACAGCTAAAGACTACTTTTATCTAGGCTATATTTACCAATATGGTTTAGGCACAGAGAAAAATTACTATAATGCTTACAAAAACTATAAAAAAGCAGCTAACGCAAATTATCCAAGAGCTTTTTTTCAAATAGCCACTTTGTATAGAGATAGTTTAGGTGTTAATAAAAGCAATAAAAAAGCCATACAATATTTTAAGAAATCATATGATCTTGGTTACAAAGATTCTGTAATAGCATTAGCTAATCTTATTAATTCTAACAACCATATGATTTCGGTAGTTGAGCCAGAAATATTGTATGATATATACCTAGGCTACAAAGATGGCAGTATTATCGCTAACGATGACTCATTAATGGCAAATAAATATCTTATGACTGCTGCAGCTGAGGGTTATGAACCAGCTATAATTGTTCAAGCGCGTGATTTTACCCAAGCTGGTGATAACTATAAAGCACTAATGCTATGGCAAACATTATTATACAGCTCTAACCCTAAGGTATCAGAACTTGCTAAGAAAGAAATTGTCGATGTTGAAAATCGCGTAAAGCAACAGCGTTTTGAAAAACTTGAAGAGCAAAGACAACAGCAAATAAAAATTCAGATGCAACAACGCAAAAAGCTAATTGAACAAGCCAAAAAACTTAATCAAATTAAACAAAAGAAAGAAGTTGGACTATCAATACCTAAGCAAAAATTTAACAATCTAAATGGTTTGATATATATAAACCTTTTTAATGCTAATAGAGGTCATCTGCAGCAATTCTATAAAGATATTCTTGAGGTCGAAGTTGATACAAACTTTATAAAAACATACAATAATTTAGATAATAGTTATATTGATGACTTTTTAATATTAGCTAAACTCAAAAATAATCAATCATCACTACGATTTGATTTTGCTAATAAAGCTAACAATAACAAATACGAAGGTATCGTCTACTACTATTACAATAACAAAGACAAAATCAGTCAAGATTTATTGACAACAATAATCAAAAACAACAAACCTAAAGCATCTTCGCTATTACCTAAACTTTATGATCAGCTAGAGACTCCAATAAAACAGCCAAAAGCCACTCAAAAACATAACTCATCAAAAAAACAACAAAGCAAAAAACAATCAAAAGCTGAAAAAATCCAACTAACACATGAGGAGAAAATCCATAGAATGCAGGTATTTGCCCAAAAAGGTGATTTTAGGCAATTCTACAAACTTGAGCAAGCTGCCAAAGCTGGTGATGTCTACGCAATATACTATACCGGTGAATACTACTACAATAACAAAGAATATAAAGAAGCACTAAAATATTTCAATGAAGCTGCAGATAAAGGCTATGGTCAAGCATACTACAAATTAGCTTCATTATACTATAACGAAGAGAAAAACGGTGTACCATATAATAAACAAAAGGCAATGTATTATTACAAGAAAGCAGCTGAACTAGGTGTCAGAAATGCTCAGCATATATTGATGTTTATTGAATAA
- a CDS encoding carbonic anhydrase, which yields MSNISELIKGNRAWAEEIKKTNLEFFETLSKGQSPEYLWIGCSDSRVPANQVCGLIPGEVFVHRNVANVVSLTDLNCLSVLQYAIEVLKVKKIIVCGHYACGGVETVVKDKSYGLIDNWLTSIHEVKEQNKQFIEESLSCYKDNQEEYMKKKVDMMCELNALHQALNLCKTTVVKNAWAKGLKFTIHAAIYGIGDGKLYEIGGGVGSRAEMDTTYIQAIKDIKSRYCQN from the coding sequence ATGAGTAATATTTCTGAGTTAATAAAAGGCAACAGAGCGTGGGCTGAAGAGATCAAAAAAACAAATCTTGAATTTTTTGAAACTTTATCAAAAGGTCAGTCTCCAGAATATCTTTGGATAGGTTGTTCAGATAGTCGTGTGCCAGCAAACCAAGTTTGTGGTCTGATTCCAGGTGAGGTTTTTGTACACCGTAATGTTGCAAATGTTGTTTCACTTACAGATTTAAACTGTTTGTCAGTGTTACAATATGCTATCGAGGTTTTAAAGGTTAAGAAAATCATAGTTTGTGGTCACTATGCTTGTGGTGGTGTTGAGACAGTAGTCAAAGATAAAAGCTATGGTCTAATAGATAACTGGCTAACATCTATTCATGAAGTAAAAGAACAAAACAAACAGTTCATCGAAGAGTCTCTATCTTGCTACAAAGATAATCAAGAAGAATATATGAAGAAAAAAGTAGATATGATGTGTGAGCTAAATGCACTTCACCAAGCTCTAAATCTTTGTAAAACTACAGTTGTCAAAAATGCGTGGGCAAAAGGTCTTAAGTTTACTATCCATGCAGCTATTTATGGTATTGGTGATGGTAAGCTATATGAGATTGGTGGTGGTGTAGGCTCAAGAGCTGAGATGGATACTACTTATATTCAAGCTATCAAAGATATCAAGTCTAGATATTGTCAGAACTAA
- the ansA gene encoding asparaginase: protein MENRANKKILVLYTGGTIGMVSTEQGYDVKPGYLREKIEGIRDFYHYNMPQFEIKEYSNLIDSSNINPKNWLSLAIDIIRNYQDYDGFVILHGTDTLAYTSSVLSFMLGELQKPVIVTGSQIPISKIRSDAISNILNSLIFACSDDIKEVCVYFNQKLMRGNRTTKISATEFDAFASPNYPTLARVGIDIVVKQEKLWQRVDAFSKHKLETFGVPKIAILNVFPGMGNDILEAILEPPLQGLILKTYGAGNMINDLNIHATLKKANDRGVVIVNCTQCLYGSVRMDAYKAARGLIEAGVISGYDMTDEAALGKLFYLLSQTNMIQQDVKEAFNVSLQGEVTI from the coding sequence ATGGAAAATCGTGCTAATAAAAAAATTTTAGTTCTGTATACTGGTGGTACTATAGGAATGGTTAGTACTGAGCAGGGATATGATGTTAAACCAGGTTATCTTAGAGAGAAAATTGAAGGTATTAGAGATTTTTATCATTATAATATGCCGCAATTTGAGATTAAAGAGTATAGTAACCTTATAGATTCATCAAATATTAATCCTAAAAACTGGCTTTCATTAGCTATAGATATTATTAGAAATTATCAAGATTATGATGGTTTTGTAATCCTACACGGTACAGATACTCTTGCTTATACTTCTTCTGTATTATCATTTATGCTGGGGGAACTTCAAAAGCCAGTAATTGTCACAGGGTCACAAATTCCAATATCAAAGATTAGATCAGATGCAATATCAAATATTCTTAATAGTCTAATATTTGCTTGTAGTGATGATATCAAGGAAGTATGTGTGTATTTTAATCAAAAGCTAATGCGTGGTAATAGAACTACAAAAATATCAGCGACTGAGTTTGATGCTTTTGCTTCGCCAAATTATCCCACATTAGCAAGGGTTGGTATAGATATAGTTGTTAAGCAAGAAAAATTATGGCAGCGTGTAGATGCGTTTAGTAAACATAAGTTAGAAACTTTTGGTGTGCCAAAGATTGCTATTTTGAATGTCTTTCCTGGTATGGGTAATGATATTTTAGAAGCTATACTTGAACCACCACTACAAGGCTTAATCCTCAAGACTTATGGAGCTGGTAATATGATTAACGACTTAAATATACACGCGACGCTTAAAAAAGCCAATGACAGGGGCGTTGTGATAGTCAACTGTACGCAGTGTTTGTATGGTAGTGTCAGGATGGATGCTTATAAGGCTGCTAGAGGACTTATTGAAGCAGGTGTCATTTCTGGTTATGATATGACAGATGAAGCAGCATTAGGCAAACTATTTTATCTATTAAGCCAGACAAATATGATACAACAAGATGTCAAAGAAGCATTTAATGTTTCTTTACAAGGTGAAGTAACAATATAG
- the rnhA gene encoding ribonuclease HI yields the protein MEIFKKKNRVIAYTDGACKGNPGVGGWGAILSYNGIDKEIYGSEKNTTNNRMELMAAIRTLQALKRKCDITIYTDSKYLQNGINQWLVNWKANGWKTAAKKEVKNKDLWQELYSLTNRHNVTWGWVKGHSGNAGNEKADALANKAIAELVGK from the coding sequence ATGGAAATTTTCAAAAAGAAAAATAGGGTTATTGCTTACACAGATGGTGCTTGTAAGGGTAATCCTGGCGTTGGTGGCTGGGGAGCTATCCTTAGTTATAATGGTATAGATAAAGAAATATATGGTAGTGAAAAAAATACTACAAATAATAGAATGGAGCTAATGGCAGCAATCAGAACTCTTCAAGCACTTAAAAGAAAATGTGATATAACAATTTATACTGATTCTAAATATCTACAAAACGGTATTAATCAATGGTTGGTAAACTGGAAAGCTAATGGCTGGAAGACAGCTGCTAAGAAAGAAGTCAAAAATAAAGATCTTTGGCAAGAGCTTTATAGTCTGACAAACAGGCATAATGTAACATGGGGCTGGGTAAAAGGTCATAGTGGTAATGCTGGTAATGAAAAAGCAGATGCGTTAGCAAATAAAGCTATTGCCGAGCTAGTAGGGAAATAA
- a CDS encoding class I SAM-dependent methyltransferase: protein MLNKERIIIRYLSQRWYKKALIITATESNYFNNINVLKLVACSGYLKTQPLLGCVFDIEAWPFEHKFFDLIILDESFVSCPKQMRALFNQLHFCLADDGEVIVACLGGISLYGLLSRFLANGFSSKKVSLINYTNNFIVNMLKKIISRNYVVVFKKDNYFRVDALNVSELVDEPIKAKIYSGGCAREVYGNFQKEK, encoded by the coding sequence ATGTTAAACAAAGAGCGCATTATAATCAGATATCTAAGTCAAAGATGGTATAAGAAAGCTCTTATTATCACAGCTACAGAGAGTAATTATTTTAATAATATAAATGTCCTAAAATTAGTTGCATGTTCAGGATATCTAAAAACTCAGCCGCTGCTTGGATGTGTTTTTGACATTGAGGCTTGGCCTTTCGAACATAAGTTTTTTGATCTCATTATTCTTGATGAGAGTTTTGTCAGTTGTCCAAAACAGATGAGGGCATTATTTAATCAATTACATTTCTGTTTGGCAGATGATGGTGAGGTTATAGTGGCTTGCCTTGGTGGTATTAGTCTATATGGGTTATTATCACGGTTTTTAGCAAATGGTTTTAGTAGTAAAAAAGTTAGTCTAATAAACTATACTAATAACTTTATAGTAAATATGCTTAAGAAAATAATTAGTAGAAACTATGTTGTAGTATTTAAGAAAGACAATTATTTTAGGGTTGACGCTTTGAATGTCAGTGAACTTGTCGACGAGCCAATAAAAGCTAAAATCTATAGTGGCGGTTGTGCTAGGGAAGTATATGGAAATTTTCAAAAAGAAAAATAG
- the aroA gene encoding 3-phosphoshikimate 1-carboxyvinyltransferase produces the protein MKDFIPQIKSQISHQVYLDGSKSISNRSLIISAMAQGQTKFENLPNSADVLACVAALKDLGCQVEHNQATKSLLINGCVAKFNNNDAKIFCNESGTLTRFIIPMLAVQPTGKYYVYAKQRMMNRPLADQLRPLQKLGMIANYHQKNYTMPLTIVARSLSGGNIEVDGEKSSQFASGLLMAAPFMRHGLRLNSITDYKQPYLDMTTKVMEEFGVIVDIDKNIYTVKKSQYISPSNYVVEPDVSTASYFWAFAAITGSTIKVMYVTKKSKQGDIKFLEVLENIGCQVNYCDDGIEVTGSDKLRGIQVNMRNFSDTFMTLAAIVCFAKGDTHISGLSHTRGQESDRIAAMAEGLTKLGIYVETTQDSILISPARSQFRPAEVDSHNDHRIAMSLALLGLKYQGVIVNNAAAVSKTCPDYFDRMRALVE, from the coding sequence ATGAAAGATTTTATCCCGCAAATAAAATCACAGATAAGTCATCAAGTATATTTAGATGGTTCAAAGAGTATCTCAAATAGATCACTGATAATCTCAGCTATGGCACAAGGCCAGACAAAATTTGAGAATTTGCCCAATAGCGCTGATGTCTTAGCGTGTGTTGCAGCTCTAAAGGATTTAGGCTGTCAAGTTGAGCATAATCAGGCAACTAAATCGCTACTTATAAATGGTTGTGTAGCAAAGTTTAATAATAATGATGCCAAGATATTTTGTAATGAGTCAGGTACTTTGACAAGATTTATAATACCAATGTTAGCGGTGCAGCCTACAGGTAAATATTATGTATATGCTAAACAAAGAATGATGAATAGACCCTTAGCAGATCAGCTAAGACCACTTCAAAAGCTAGGTATGATAGCAAACTACCATCAAAAGAATTATACTATGCCTTTGACAATAGTAGCTAGATCATTAAGTGGTGGTAATATAGAAGTTGATGGTGAGAAAAGCTCACAATTTGCTTCAGGTTTGTTGATGGCAGCACCATTTATGCGCCATGGTCTAAGATTAAACTCTATCACAGATTATAAGCAACCATATCTAGATATGACAACAAAAGTTATGGAAGAGTTTGGCGTGATAGTTGATATTGATAAAAATATCTATACTGTCAAAAAATCACAATACATATCTCCTAGTAACTATGTAGTTGAGCCAGATGTTTCGACAGCATCGTACTTTTGGGCATTTGCAGCTATTACTGGTTCAACTATCAAGGTTATGTATGTTACTAAAAAGTCTAAGCAAGGTGATATCAAATTCTTAGAAGTACTTGAAAATATAGGTTGCCAAGTTAACTACTGCGATGATGGTATAGAGGTTACAGGTAGTGATAAACTTCGTGGTATACAAGTTAATATGCGTAATTTCTCTGATACTTTCATGACACTTGCAGCTATTGTTTGCTTTGCTAAAGGTGATACACATATATCAGGTCTTAGTCATACACGTGGTCAAGAATCAGATCGTATAGCAGCTATGGCAGAGGGACTTACTAAGCTTGGTATCTATGTAGAGACGACTCAAGACAGTATTTTAATCTCACCAGCTAGAAGTCAATTTAGGCCAGCTGAAGTTGATAGTCATAATGATCATCGTATCGCTATGTCTTTAGCGCTTTTAGGGTTAAAATATCAAGGTGTAATAGTAAATAATGCAGCGGCTGTAAGCAAAACTTGTCCTGATTATTTTGATAGAATGAGAGCATTGGTAGAGTAG
- the rpoH gene encoding RNA polymerase sigma factor RpoH: MANKKLLPATKTKTLPVVSDNDLSAYLNFVNTLSMLSLEQEQQLARRYKYKKDLDAAQQLVLSHLRFVTKIARNFSGYGLSIADLIQEGNIGLMKAVSKFDPDQGVRLVSFAVHWIKAEMHDYVLKNWKIVKVATTKAQRKLFFNLRSSKGKVGWLSSEDIKELAEELGVKEETVIEMEKRMCQGDASLDLPYIDDDGEQTSQQSLYLEDKSSNIEHQIVQQDYYNNFKLVVKDILSGFDTRTKDIIMSRYLLDNKATLQDLAAKYNISAERVRQIEEDALAKLKKAIKNRS, from the coding sequence ATGGCTAACAAAAAATTATTACCAGCTACTAAAACGAAAACTCTACCGGTTGTATCTGATAACGATCTAAGTGCGTATTTAAATTTTGTTAATACTTTATCGATGTTATCACTTGAGCAAGAGCAACAGTTAGCAAGACGCTATAAATACAAAAAAGATTTAGATGCTGCACAGCAACTTGTATTATCCCATTTGCGCTTTGTCACTAAAATAGCGAGAAACTTTTCAGGCTATGGACTTTCGATAGCAGATCTTATCCAAGAGGGTAATATCGGTCTTATGAAGGCTGTAAGTAAGTTTGACCCTGATCAAGGTGTTAGATTAGTATCATTCGCGGTTCATTGGATCAAGGCAGAGATGCATGATTATGTCCTTAAAAACTGGAAGATTGTCAAAGTTGCTACTACAAAAGCACAGCGCAAATTATTTTTTAACCTTAGAAGTAGTAAAGGTAAAGTTGGCTGGTTAAGCTCGGAAGATATCAAAGAGCTAGCTGAAGAGTTAGGTGTCAAAGAAGAAACTGTCATCGAGATGGAGAAAAGAATGTGCCAGGGTGATGCAAGCCTTGATTTGCCATATATAGATGATGACGGTGAGCAAACTTCGCAGCAAAGTTTATATTTAGAAGATAAATCTTCAAACATTGAGCACCAAATTGTCCAGCAAGATTATTATAATAACTTCAAATTGGTTGTCAAAGATATTTTGAGTGGTTTTGATACCCGTACAAAAGATATTATCATGTCACGCTATCTACTTGATAACAAGGCAACTCTCCAAGATTTAGCTGCTAAATATAATATCTCAGCTGAAAGAGTGCGCCAGATTGAAGAAGATGCTTTAGCTAAGCTTAAAAAAGCTATCAAGAACCGCTCTTAA
- the secF gene encoding protein translocase subunit SecF: MEFFKQKTNIDFLGIKKYTTVFSVIIIFVSLFFIFTKGLNLGLDFTGGYQVQIQTSTKSQDSKTMTKELVKAGFEHTTITTFGDSNNFLIKFAPDEVNIKAKNIEDVQQYLKQQVESLLDAKVQSVNYIGPQVGKELVSNGVLAIIIAMICILIYISARFEMKFGISACIALLHDPIVILGIFAAFQLEFDLTVLAAVLAVIGYSLNDIVVIYDRVRENFRKMHDISVVDIVNRSINDTLSRTILTSGLTMLVVVVLYLFGGSSVHNFSLALILGIVVGTYSSIYVASVMAVALGLNRESLLPKRISKGDTSL; the protein is encoded by the coding sequence ATGGAATTTTTTAAACAAAAAACAAACATAGATTTTCTAGGAATTAAGAAATATACAACAGTTTTTTCTGTAATAATTATTTTTGTGTCATTATTTTTTATTTTTACTAAAGGTTTAAATCTTGGTCTAGATTTTACAGGTGGTTATCAAGTACAAATTCAGACATCTACTAAGTCACAAGACTCTAAAACTATGACTAAAGAGTTAGTCAAAGCTGGTTTTGAACATACAACGATTACGACTTTTGGTGATAGTAATAATTTTCTTATTAAGTTTGCTCCTGATGAGGTTAATATAAAAGCAAAAAACATAGAAGATGTGCAACAATATCTCAAACAGCAAGTTGAAAGTTTGCTAGATGCGAAAGTTCAAAGTGTTAATTACATTGGTCCACAGGTTGGTAAAGAATTAGTAAGTAATGGTGTTTTAGCAATCATAATAGCGATGATATGTATTTTAATCTACATAAGTGCTAGATTTGAGATGAAGTTTGGTATTAGTGCTTGTATAGCATTACTACATGATCCAATAGTTATCTTGGGTATATTTGCAGCTTTTCAGTTAGAGTTTGATTTAACTGTGCTAGCAGCAGTATTAGCTGTAATTGGCTACTCGTTAAATGATATAGTTGTGATATATGATAGAGTGCGTGAGAATTTTAGAAAAATGCATGATATTAGTGTTGTAGATATAGTTAATAGAAGTATTAATGATACTTTATCAAGAACTATCTTAACTTCTGGACTAACAATGTTGGTTGTAGTAGTACTATATCTATTTGGTGGTAGCTCAGTACATAACTTCTCGTTAGCTCTAATCTTGGGAATTGTAGTAGGCACATACTCATCTATATATGTCGCTAGTGTAATGGCTGTTGCCCTAGGTTTAAATAGAGAATCTTTACTTCCAAAGCGAATATCTAAAGGAGATACTTCTCTCTAA
- the secD gene encoding protein translocase subunit SecD, giving the protein MSNNRSLPINQFPLWKNLLIIIVLGLAIFYALPNIFGKSPALQISQKDGDVTTQLLVNVEKILAGDKLSYQRVSISDDKSNIAITFKDIEEQLKAKKVLKDSLGNDYIIAINMLSNLPSLLSALGANPMNLGLDLRGGMYLMLEADTKTAIDAQLDNSLSIILSTAKDNRINVLSSTKAEEKSTIKAPQNYFNNGFVSVTLANSTDVNKLKQYLINDFSKTQDPNIIYTNKGNTVFISYNSAKILQLKQDVISQVVTVMRNRINALGVAEASVTQAGYNRVVIEIPGLQDATQAKQILGGTSTASFYLVSPVADRLAAEEQGYKVYDLDNGRGYQSYYILRGAAVAGGADIIGASPSIDRQTGTPIVMVELDRSSARHFRQITGKNIGNPMGVMLVNTTYEKVKDKDGKEKSVVSKTEKLINVATIQSALGSQFQITGLNQKEANNLALMIKSGALQVPVHIVQEQQIGPSLGKDNIEKGMLSIVIALISVVVFILVYYRVFGVIANIALVMNLILIVAVMSIIPSATLTLPGIAGIVLNLGMSIDGNVLIFERIREEIRAGMPRQSAIYIGYEKAFTTIVDSNITTFIVAVILFFIGSGAVKGFAITLMIGIVTSMFTSVTVSRAMTNFVYGKRKKLEKISIGI; this is encoded by the coding sequence ATGAGTAATAACAGAAGTCTACCTATAAACCAGTTTCCACTGTGGAAAAATCTTTTGATCATAATTGTCTTAGGATTAGCGATCTTTTATGCTTTGCCTAATATCTTTGGTAAAAGTCCAGCTTTGCAGATATCGCAAAAAGATGGTGATGTGACTACTCAATTATTAGTAAATGTTGAGAAAATACTAGCTGGAGATAAGCTTAGCTATCAAAGAGTTAGTATATCTGATGATAAAAGTAATATTGCAATAACATTTAAAGACATCGAAGAGCAGCTAAAAGCTAAAAAAGTACTAAAAGATAGTTTAGGTAATGACTATATTATTGCTATAAATATGCTCTCGAACTTACCTAGTTTGTTATCAGCATTAGGCGCTAACCCTATGAACTTAGGACTAGATTTGCGTGGTGGGATGTATTTAATGCTAGAAGCTGATACAAAAACAGCTATTGATGCTCAACTAGATAATTCCTTAAGTATAATTCTAAGTACTGCTAAAGATAATCGTATAAATGTATTAAGCTCAACAAAAGCTGAAGAAAAATCAACTATCAAAGCACCACAAAATTATTTTAATAATGGTTTTGTGTCTGTAACTTTAGCAAATTCCACTGATGTTAATAAACTTAAACAGTATTTAATTAATGATTTTAGTAAGACACAAGATCCTAATATAATCTACACCAACAAGGGTAATACAGTATTTATTTCTTATAACAGTGCTAAGATTCTCCAGCTTAAGCAAGATGTAATATCTCAAGTTGTGACAGTTATGCGTAATCGTATCAACGCTTTAGGTGTGGCTGAGGCATCTGTTACTCAGGCAGGTTATAATCGTGTTGTCATCGAAATACCAGGCTTGCAAGATGCTACCCAAGCTAAGCAAATTTTAGGAGGTACTTCTACAGCAAGTTTCTATTTAGTAAGTCCTGTTGCAGATAGATTAGCAGCTGAAGAGCAGGGTTATAAAGTTTATGATCTAGATAATGGTAGAGGTTATCAAAGCTACTATATCCTAAGAGGCGCTGCTGTTGCTGGTGGCGCTGATATTATCGGAGCTAGCCCATCTATTGATCGTCAGACTGGGACGCCGATAGTGATGGTTGAGCTAGATAGGAGCTCAGCAAGGCATTTTAGACAGATTACAGGCAAGAATATTGGTAACCCAATGGGTGTAATGCTTGTTAATACTACTTACGAGAAAGTCAAAGATAAAGATGGTAAAGAGAAGAGTGTAGTTAGTAAAACAGAGAAGCTAATCAATGTTGCTACAATCCAATCTGCGCTAGGCTCACAATTCCAGATCACTGGTCTTAATCAAAAAGAAGCAAATAATCTTGCCTTAATGATTAAATCAGGAGCGTTACAAGTACCTGTACATATAGTTCAAGAGCAGCAAATAGGTCCAAGCCTAGGTAAGGACAATATTGAAAAGGGTATGCTCTCTATCGTGATAGCGCTTATCTCTGTTGTAGTATTTATATTAGTTTATTATCGCGTTTTTGGAGTTATAGCTAATATTGCGTTAGTGATGAACTTAATCTTAATTGTAGCCGTGATGTCTATTATTCCTAGTGCTACTTTGACACTACCAGGTATTGCTGGTATTGTTTTAAATTTGGGTATGTCAATAGATGGCAACGTACTTATATTTGAACGCATTAGAGAGGAGATTCGTGCTGGTATGCCTCGTCAAAGTGCAATATATATTGGTTATGAGAAAGCGTTTACAACAATTGTAGATTCAAATATTACAACTTTTATTGTTGCGGTGATACTTTTCTTCATCGGTAGTGGTGCAGTCAAAGGTTTTGCAATCACATTGATGATAGGTATTGTGACATCTATGTTTACATCTGTTACTGTTTCAAGAGCGATGACAAATTTTGTTTACGGTAAGAGAAAGAAATTAGAAAAAATCTCTATAGGCATATAA